In the genome of Halobacteriovorax sp. DA5, the window ATCCACTTTGCTCAAGAAGACTTAGAAGGAAGAAGAGAATCATAATTTGTGGAAGGAAGATTACAACTCCACCAACACCTGCAATGATTCCGTCAACAATAAAACTATTTAGCATACCTTGCGGAAGAATAGCTGCAACGTATTCTCCGAATGCACCAACACCACCATCAATGAGATCCATTGCCGGACCTGCCCAAGTATAAATTGAATGGAAGATTAAGTAGAAAATTGCCAAGAAGATAACACCACCTAAGAAAGGGTGAAGAACAAAGTGGTCAATTTTATTTGAAAGTTGAATCAGGCTCTTATTTTTTCCAATCGCATATGATGCTTTTAGGTCTCTTGCTTTTCTTTGATACTTTTCAATTTGAGAAAGGGCAGAAACTTCATTTTGAAGCTCAACAAATTGATCTTCTTCAAAGCTCACATTAAATGGATTGTATTCCGTTGATTCATTTGAAAGTTTTATTTTATTAGTTGGAAGGAGAATTTCACTTGAAGAGTTTTCTCTTAAGAAGTTTTCAAGTGTTGCTCCACTGTCTCTCATTGTAGAGAACTTAATATAAGGAACACCAATGTGTTCGCCAATTTTATCAAAATCGTAATTCTTTGTTACATCAAGATCATACTTATTGAAGATGATTTTAATCTTGCCTCCAAAGAGTTCTTTAACAGCAAGTGCAAGAGATAGAGAAGAGTCCAGGCGAGCACAATCAACAACACAAACAATATCGTGAAATTCTGTAACTTGATTATTTCTTCCGATTAAAGTGGAAACTGTTACTGCTTCATCAATTGAAGATGGAACAAGTGAATAAATCCCTGGAAGGTCAACTACTGCTAACTTTTCTTCATGACGAGCATTAGAAATAAGACCCGCTGTGGCCGTATCAACAGTAATTCCATTGTAGTTTGCAACCTTACGATTCGCTCCAGAAAGGATATTGAAAATCGCCGACTTCCCTGAGTTTGCAGGGCCAATAAGTAAAATTTTTCTCATTAATTTAATTCCTCAACATTGATGAGACTAGCTTCGCTTAAACGAAGGGCAACTGTTTCACCATCTGTTAATCTAAGAGTAAGAGGAGAGCCTAAGAATGAAGGAGCGATAACTTGAATTGCATCACCTGGAAGAATCCCAAGTCCTGTCATAATTGTCTTATGTTTAAGTCCTTTATCAAATGATAGGATCTTAACATTTACGCCTTTTTTAACCTTCGATAAAACCATATTTAACTCCATTCGTCTCAATGGGCTTACTATAGTTTTATTAGTCAAACTTGTCTAGGAACACTTTACTGATATGAACCATGTTTACACAGTGAGTTAGTCGCGATAGAAGGCGTCGGTAAAGTGTGCAATGAGTGAATCAAGAACGTGTTCACCAAGAGTAAGCTGTCGATACTTCACTCCAGTGAGGTCGAAGATGCGACGAGAGATACGATTTGACTCAGTACCTGAATGTTTATCTTGTAAGTATACGATTTCTTTAATCTTTGAAGAAGCAAGAAGCTTGGCACACTCATGACAAGGAAATAGTGTCACGTAACATCTAGCGCCATATAATTTGTGATTTGAGTGAAGAATTGCATTGGCCTCGGCGTGAACAACGTATCCATACTTTTGTTGCTCGAGAGGGAGAGTTCTCTCTTTTCCCCAAGGAAGTTTTGTTTCATCAATTCCCGCAACAAAGCCGTTGTAACCAAAAGTTATTTGATGGTTATTATCATCAACAAAAACACATCCTACTTTTGTGGCCGGATCCTTACTCTTGAAACTTGCCATAATAGCCTGAAGCATAAAGTATTCGTCCCAATTTACGGCACTCTTTGTATTGATGTGATTAATCGACTTTTCCAACTCTGTTTTCATGGCAGCAAGATTAGTTAATTATCCTTCACTTGGCAACTACTGGAAGCTTGTTAAGTCAGATAGGGTGGTGCAAAATATTGGAATGACAAGAGAACACAGGAAGAATTTTTTACTATCCTCTATTAAGATGGCCGTTGCAACTTTATCAAGTCGTGTATTGGGTTTTGCTAGAGAAATTTTAATGGCCAAACTTTTTGGTGCTTCGGGGCTTACTGATGCCTATCAAATTGCTTTTCGTATTCCGAATATGTTGCGTGACTTATTTGCAGAAGGTTCTTTCTCATCTGCCTTTGTCCCAATATTTACTTCGGCCAAAAAAGATGGCGATGAACACGCTCGCAAGCTCCTATGGTCAATGGCCATTGTCTTACTAGCTATCACTTCGATTGTTTGTTTACTGATTTTTATCTTTGCTCCACAAATCATTCAAGTATTAACAAATGAGCTTTTTACTTCTGATGTAAATCGATTTGAATTATCTGTATTGTTAACAAGAATGATGTCACCTTTCTTAGCATTCGTTTCTGTGGCCGCACTTTTTATGGGAGTTCTTAACACTTATAAAATGTTCTTTGCTCCTGCGATGGCACCAGCTGTTTTTAATATCATTATGATCATTGCGATGGTGACATTACCAAAGTACTTAGAAGCAAAGAATCTTCATCCGATTATTTCTTTAGGAATAGGGGTTCTTGTTGGTGGATTTTTTCAGATGCTTATTCAAGTACCGATGCTATTTTCAAAAGGACTTGTAAAGGTTGATGGTATTGATCTTTTTTCAAGTGATGTAAAAGAAATTTTAAAACGAATGAGTATTGGAACAATAGGTGTTGCTGCAACTCAGATCAATCTTTTGGTTTCAACTTTCTTAGCTACAGGTACAGTTGTTGGAGCTGTTTCTTGGCTACAATATGCTTTTCGATTATTTCAATTCCCTGTAGGAATTTTAGGTGTTTCGATTGGAAATTCCAATCTCGTTTACTTCTCTGAACTTTGGAGGGGAGGCAAGGAAGACGAAGCAAAGGCAGCACTTCAAACAAGTTATATAACAAGTCTTTTTGTTCTTATGCCAGCAATGGCCTTAATGTTTGCACTTGCCCAGGACTGCGTTGCAATTTCTTTTCAGCGTGGAGCCTTCGGTCTTGATGATACTAAGATGGTAACAGAAGCACTTTATGCTTATTTATTTGGACTTCCATTTTATGGACTCTATAAGGTGTTTTCTCCGAGTTTTTACACATTAGATAAACCAAAGATTCCTGTAATTATCTCTTCGATTGCTGTTGGAATTAATATTGTCTTCTGTTTTTCACTTGTTGGTACATACGGTTTTAAAATTCTTGCTATGGGGACATCTGTATCGATGATTTTTATCATCCTTGTTCAGTCGATTCTATTATTTAAATTACTAGATTTAAGGCTTAATTTCTTCTTCCCGCTAAGATTTTTTAAAATTGGTTTAAGCTCACTATTGGCCTTTTATGCTACACAATATGTACGTGGCCACTTCCCAAATAATATTTTTTCGACTCTTGATAATCTCGCGGCCTTCGTTACTGCAGCGTGTGCAGGTGCTATTGCTTATGTTATTGTGCTAAGTGTCTTAGGGGATTATGTTTTAATTCAGCGCTTCTTAAATAAGATAATCCGCCGAAATTAGAATGGAAGTAATCATAAATTCTCTTGCTTGATGAGAGGCAAGTCGTTAAACTTAAAGAGATTACACATTTGGAGCAGTAAATGAGAACTAGTTTTGAAACACTCGAAAATTTAGCGAGTCATACAATTAATACACTTAAGGAAAAGGGTGTTATTGAATTCGATATTGCAAATCGTGAGAAGCTTATTGAATCAATGGCCACTGAATTTGGTGTATGTCTAGCAACTGATGAAGATATTCGCGATCAGGCTATCGAAGAAGTTGAAGAGAAGATGGGTGTAGATAATATGCCTGAAGACGTAACAGAGTCTGAAATGTTCAACCATGCTCGTAAAGAAATTATTAAGTCATTTAGTGGTGAAAATATTGGTGGTCTTTACTTAGTAGAGTCACTACATAATATTGCAAATCGTATGACTGCATTTTTAATTGATTGTGAATTCATTGATGATGTTTTTGGAACTGATGAAGAAATTCACAACTTCCTAGTACAGAATATTAGAACATTTAAGACTAGATAATAAAAAAGCTCCTTAAGGAGCTTTTTTTATTTCTTTTTAATATTGTGTAGCGACTGTTCGAAAAACGGACCTTCAAGCAAACCATTTAGAACCGAACTCTCACTTTCTAAAATGACAATACCATCATCAGTTTTTAGTAGAGCAGCATCGTAGTAGACACGAAGCTCATGTCCTTTTGTGGCCGTTCCTTCAACTCTTAGAGTTTCTATTCCTTGCTCATATAATTTCTCGAAAGATTTAGGCTCGTGGATAATTGTTGTATCTTTATCAAAGACGAGTTCATTATTAATAGCGAGCTCTTCAAATGCCGATTGTAAATCTGAATAGTTTTTATTAGTGAAGCTAAAGCGCGATTGCCACTCGTAGCGAGTATCAGTTCTTTCAAATATTTTTAATTCAGATTCATCTGTCGTTAGAGTCCACCAAGGGGGAATTGGAATTTCAAGCCCGTGAAAAGGGAAGCTGATAGCATTCTTTAAGGCGACTTTTTTTTCACCTTTAATAACAAATGCTGCATAAGTAGCAAAAATTAAAATGCAAATGAGGATGATCCACCAAAAAATATTACTCATAATCCGCAATTTATCCCTAATTTTTGGCTTCGTAAACGTAATATTAATCAGTTAAATCAATACTTTATAGAAAAAGTCGATAGTTTACTCAAGTTTCATTCATAAAGTGTCGTTAAGTAGTTGAGGATTGTTAAAGTTTTTATGGAGAAAACTATGAAGTTAAGACTTATTGGCACGAAAAGCATCTTATTGGCGATGATGATGCTAAATACATATGCTGAGATCGACATCAGTGATTGTATCTATTTAAGAGACAATGGCTATGAAGATGATGCTCAGGCATGTGTGACAAGAGCATCTCGTGGAAGCTCTGGAAGTAATGACTTCTGTGTCGATTGTTTACCTAAACTTCCTGAAAGAAATGAGTGGGCCGAAGTTGCAAAAGTTGCAATTCCTTCACTTGCAGCAATGGGGAGTGTTTTTTTCGCCACTAAACACCAAGCTGATTCTCAAGAGTCATGGGCAAATGCTTATGAAAATGGAATTAAATCATGCCACGGTCAAATCGATGGCTATTTAGATTATAACCTTGAAAGGGGTGCAAACCCAATTCTTCCAAAAGAGCAAACTTCAATGCTTAATTCTTGTAACGGTTACGGCTACGGTATGTACGCTGGTGGACTTGGTCTTACTGGTGGAACTTTTGGTGGAGTTGGTAACGGTTGGCTAGGTCAAGGTTACACTTCAGGATTCCTAGGTGGAATGGGTGGACCAAACTTTGGTGGAAATATCTATGGCAATGCCGGTTGGGGCATGGGTAATGGAATGGGGATGGGCAATGGCTTTGGTGGAAACTACCAAGCGAATGTTTATATGAACCCATTAGGTTCTCTTGCAGGTTCGGCACTTGCTGGACTTCTAACAGGTGGTAATGCTGGATTTGGTGTAAATATCAACGGCGGAATGGGCATGGGTGGACACCCAGGAATGTACCCAGGAAATATCTATGGTGGAATGTACCCTGGATTCGGAATGAACACGGGATTCGGAATGGGTATGGGTGGATACCCATACGGAACAGGTTTTGGAACTGGCTTTGGTGCTAATTTTGGCATGGGAATGGGCAATGGTTTTGGAATGGGCAATGGTTTCGGAATGGGCAACGGTTTCGGACTTAATACTGGTTTAAATTTTGGACTAAATATTGGTAGCACTGGTGCGTTCCCAGGAATGAATACTGGCGCAGGTTGGGGGATGTACCCTGGATCTGGCTGGGGAATGTATCCTGGAACAGGTATTAATGCTGGTTTCAACCTTGGTTGGGGTGTTAATGGCGTAGGTAATGGTAACTGGGGTAATGGTGGAGTTTATCCAACATATCCAGGTCCTGGAAACGGTGGAGTTATCTCTGGCGGTTGGGGCGTCAATGGCGGTGGAAACGGCAATTGGGGTGTTAACGGCGGTTGGGCCAATGGCGGCGGAAACCCTGCATGTATGTGTATTTCAGCACCATGTGCTTGTGGAAATACTTTTCCTGGTGGAAATGGAAATATTAATGGCGGATGGGGAGTCAACGGAGGTTGGGGAACTGGCGCTAATAATGGTTGGGGTGTTAACGGAAACGCTGGTTGGGGAGTCAACGGTGGAAACGGTTGGGGCCTAAATGGTAATGCTAACGGAGGTTGGGGTGCCAACGGAAACTGGGGAGCAAATGGAAACTATAATAATGGTTATCAAGCACAACAGTTCCAGAGCTACATCAACGGACTTCAAGGACAAGCTGTTGCTCAAGGTAATTATCAAAACCAAGCGAACGTAATGTATGCTAACCAAGCTCTGTATCAGAACTTACAAAATGCTCAACAAAATATTTATGCAAATTCGTATAATGGTTATTACAACTCTGGTACTAACTTTGGATCAATGGCCGGAGGGGCCCTTAATGGTCAATTTAGTGTCGGAATTGGTGGAAGTGCGGGAATGAATTGGAATTAAAAAATAATTTCAAGAGAGATGAGAGATAAAAAGAAAGCCTCCTGTATGGGAGGCTTTTTTATAAAAAAAATAGCGCTAGTGGCGAACCGATAAACCTAAAGGTTTCTCTCTCGAATACTATGTGCACCGAATAGGGGCGCACAAATAAAAAAAGAGGCTATCTGCCTCTTTTGTTATTTGTTATGCATAAGTATTTTAATTGAACCTCTGAAGAGTACTTCGATTTTATTAGCATCGAGACTCTTTTCAACAAGCCCTGGCCCAAAAGTTGGGTGAGCAAGTATGTCACCAACTTCAAATTTGTGACGAATATTATATGCAATAGGTTCACCTTCTAATTTTTGAAGCGCGTTTTCCCAAACATTAATAATTTTATCTTCAGTTGAAATTCTTTTTTTCGCAGGAGCTTTGCGACGAGTAGCACTTGGAGATGCTACCTTTTTTGGCTTGTATGCATGAGTTGCTTTACAAGTATTACACAGAACTTTGTATGGAGTATCTGCGTCTTTCATTGCTACAATTAAATGAGCAAGATCTAACTTACATTTGCTACAATATGTTACAATTTCCTTACCAACACCTAGTTTTGACATATTCTCTCTTCCTTTTGCTTAATTAGGTCAATTTAATGGCGAATAGGATTAAAGTAAAGAGAATAAAAGGTAATATGTAGATAATTATAATGAAGAAAAATACTTTAGCACTGCTGGAAAAAGCAAAACATTTACCGACAAAATCTGGATGCTATTTAATGAAGCGAAAGCGCGCTGGCATCGAAGAAATTCTTTATATTGGAAAGGCGAAAAACCTTCGTAGTCGAGTGTCTAGCTATTTTAATAGTTCTGAAAAATCACCAAAGACTCAAATTCTTGTCTCTCATATTCAAGACTTCGACTTTATAATGACTAAGACAGATGCAGAAGCATATATCTTAGAAAATAACCTTATTAAAAAGCATATTCCTAAGTATAACATCCAACTTAAAGACGATAAAAGTTATCCTTATATTCAAGTCGATATGAATGAAAAATTTCCACGACTTGTTTATACGAGAAGACCAAAGAGAAAGAAGAAGATTAAATTATTCGGCCCTTTTACAACGGGAAGTAACATCTTAAAAATTTCTAGAA includes:
- a CDS encoding FeoA family protein, yielding MVLSKVKKGVNVKILSFDKGLKHKTIMTGLGILPGDAIQVIAPSFLGSPLTLRLTDGETVALRLSEASLINVEELN
- the murJ gene encoding murein biosynthesis integral membrane protein MurJ, whose amino-acid sequence is MAARLVNYPSLGNYWKLVKSDRVVQNIGMTREHRKNFLLSSIKMAVATLSSRVLGFAREILMAKLFGASGLTDAYQIAFRIPNMLRDLFAEGSFSSAFVPIFTSAKKDGDEHARKLLWSMAIVLLAITSIVCLLIFIFAPQIIQVLTNELFTSDVNRFELSVLLTRMMSPFLAFVSVAALFMGVLNTYKMFFAPAMAPAVFNIIMIIAMVTLPKYLEAKNLHPIISLGIGVLVGGFFQMLIQVPMLFSKGLVKVDGIDLFSSDVKEILKRMSIGTIGVAATQINLLVSTFLATGTVVGAVSWLQYAFRLFQFPVGILGVSIGNSNLVYFSELWRGGKEDEAKAALQTSYITSLFVLMPAMALMFALAQDCVAISFQRGAFGLDDTKMVTEALYAYLFGLPFYGLYKVFSPSFYTLDKPKIPVIISSIAVGINIVFCFSLVGTYGFKILAMGTSVSMIFIILVQSILLFKLLDLRLNFFFPLRFFKIGLSSLLAFYATQYVRGHFPNNIFSTLDNLAAFVTAACAGAIAYVIVLSVLGDYVLIQRFLNKIIRRN
- a CDS encoding DUF507 family protein, encoding MRTSFETLENLASHTINTLKEKGVIEFDIANREKLIESMATEFGVCLATDEDIRDQAIEEVEEKMGVDNMPEDVTESEMFNHARKEIIKSFSGENIGGLYLVESLHNIANRMTAFLIDCEFIDDVFGTDEEIHNFLVQNIRTFKTR
- a CDS encoding dCMP deaminase family protein — protein: MKTELEKSINHINTKSAVNWDEYFMLQAIMASFKSKDPATKVGCVFVDDNNHQITFGYNGFVAGIDETKLPWGKERTLPLEQQKYGYVVHAEANAILHSNHKLYGARCYVTLFPCHECAKLLASSKIKEIVYLQDKHSGTESNRISRRIFDLTGVKYRQLTLGEHVLDSLIAHFTDAFYRD
- the feoB gene encoding ferrous iron transport protein B, encoding MRKILLIGPANSGKSAIFNILSGANRKVANYNGITVDTATAGLISNARHEEKLAVVDLPGIYSLVPSSIDEAVTVSTLIGRNNQVTEFHDIVCVVDCARLDSSLSLALAVKELFGGKIKIIFNKYDLDVTKNYDFDKIGEHIGVPYIKFSTMRDSGATLENFLRENSSSEILLPTNKIKLSNESTEYNPFNVSFEEDQFVELQNEVSALSQIEKYQRKARDLKASYAIGKNKSLIQLSNKIDHFVLHPFLGGVIFLAIFYLIFHSIYTWAGPAMDLIDGGVGAFGEYVAAILPQGMLNSFIVDGIIAGVGGVVIFLPQIMILFFLLSLLEQSGYISRASIITDKAMSYFGLNGKAFLPYLSGFACSVPAIMATRTISDKKERLATLMTIPLITCSARLPVYILLIGTFVPEKTVFGIFNSQALAFFFLYFLGSIVALIIAKIFRLTLYKGSTTSFIIELPLYQMPTLKPAFKAMIFKGRVFLKKAGTIILGLSMVIWFLSTFPKPAEELLIGKSEAESAAISLEYSTIGQFGKLIEPVIKPLGYNWKMGVGITVAMGARELFVSTLGTIYALGDVDEESTTLRERLRAEIDPETNKPVFNTAVAWSLLIFFAFAMQCISTLGIVRRETDGWGHVFLMFGYMTVLAYGGAFITYHLLV